A genome region from Nocardioides cynanchi includes the following:
- a CDS encoding MBL fold metallo-hydrolase: MRLTVIGCSGSFAGPGSAASCYLVEADDADGRTWRILLDLGSGALGALQEYADADAVDAVFFSHLHPDHCLDLCGYYVMRKYHPGGALPPIPVWGPAGVAARMTRAYDLANEDDMSGEFDFHEYADGSAEITPVEIGPFLVEPVRVAHPVPAYAVRVTAEGRTLAYTGDTGPCDALDRLAGGADLLLAEASFHHGEANPPDVHLTGHQAGQVAARNEVPRLVITHVPPWYDVDAMVAEARLTCDGEVVAAVPGASYSIS, translated from the coding sequence ATGAGGCTGACCGTGATCGGCTGCTCGGGCTCCTTCGCCGGACCCGGCTCGGCAGCGAGCTGCTACCTGGTCGAGGCCGACGACGCCGACGGCCGCACCTGGCGGATCCTGCTCGACCTGGGCAGCGGCGCGCTGGGCGCCCTCCAGGAGTACGCCGACGCCGACGCGGTGGACGCCGTCTTCTTCAGCCACCTGCACCCGGACCACTGCCTGGACCTGTGCGGCTACTACGTGATGCGCAAGTACCACCCCGGTGGCGCCCTGCCTCCGATCCCGGTCTGGGGACCGGCCGGCGTGGCGGCGCGGATGACGCGCGCCTACGACCTGGCCAACGAGGACGACATGTCAGGCGAGTTCGACTTCCACGAGTACGCCGACGGGTCCGCGGAGATCACGCCGGTCGAGATCGGCCCCTTCCTGGTCGAGCCGGTGCGGGTCGCGCATCCGGTGCCGGCGTACGCCGTCCGGGTGACCGCGGAGGGTCGCACGCTCGCCTACACCGGCGACACCGGCCCCTGCGACGCGCTCGACCGGTTGGCCGGTGGAGCCGACCTGCTCCTGGCGGAGGCGTCGTTCCACCACGGGGAGGCCAACCCGCCCGACGTCCACCTGACCGGGCACCAGGCCGGCCAGGTCGCCGCGCGCAACGAGGTGCCTCGACTCGTGATCACCCACGTCCCGCCGTGGTACGACGTCGACGCGATGGTGGCCGAAGCGCGACTCACCTGCGACGGCGA
- the murI gene encoding glutamate racemase encodes MSPLSLDAPIGIFDSGFGGLTVARSVIDQLPHESLVYLGDTARQPYGQKPIGEVREYALECLDHLVAQGVKALVIACNSASAAMLRDARERYDVPVVEVILPATRRAVAATRNGRIGVICTRATADSLAYDDAFAAAPQIELTTRACPRFVEFVEAGVTGGQELLAAAHDYLDPLVAAEVDTVILGCTHYPLLTGVISYVVGDEVTLVSSAEECAKDVYKMLVGRDLMRDGGDPSYHFLTTGAPEEFEHIGRRFLGPELAMAAQFAGGLR; translated from the coding sequence GTGTCCCCGTTGTCCCTCGATGCGCCGATCGGGATCTTCGACTCCGGCTTCGGCGGCCTGACGGTGGCCAGGTCGGTGATCGACCAGCTGCCCCACGAGTCCCTGGTCTACCTCGGTGACACCGCCCGGCAGCCCTACGGCCAGAAGCCGATCGGCGAGGTCCGCGAGTACGCCCTCGAATGCCTCGACCACCTGGTGGCCCAGGGCGTGAAGGCGCTGGTCATCGCCTGCAACTCCGCCAGCGCGGCGATGCTGCGTGATGCCCGCGAGCGCTACGACGTACCGGTGGTCGAGGTGATCCTGCCGGCGACGCGTCGGGCCGTGGCGGCGACCCGCAACGGCCGGATCGGCGTGATCTGCACCCGTGCCACCGCCGACTCGCTGGCCTACGACGACGCGTTCGCCGCTGCGCCCCAGATCGAGCTCACGACCCGCGCCTGCCCGCGTTTCGTGGAGTTCGTCGAGGCCGGGGTGACCGGTGGGCAGGAGCTGCTCGCCGCGGCGCACGACTACCTCGACCCGCTCGTCGCCGCCGAGGTCGACACGGTGATCCTCGGTTGCACCCACTACCCCCTGCTCACGGGTGTCATCTCCTACGTCGTGGGCGACGAGGTGACGCTGGTCAGCAGTGCCGAGGAGTGCGCCAAGGACGTCTACAAGATGCTGGTCGGCCGTGACCTGATGCGCGACGGCGGCGACCCGTCGTACCACTTCCTGACCACCGGCGCGCCCGAGGAGTTCGAGCACATCGGCCGCCGCTTCCTGGGGCCTGAGCTCGCGATGGCCGCCCAGTTCGCCGGGGGCCTGCGATGA
- a CDS encoding PLP-dependent cysteine synthase family protein encodes MRYDNLLASVGGTPLVGLPTLSPSADVRLWAKLEDRNPTGSIKDRAALAMIEHAEKDGLLRPGCTILEPTSGNTGISLAMVAKLRGYRLVCVMPENTSQERRQLLEMWGAEIVSSPAAGGSNEAVRVAKGIAAEHPDWVMLYQYGNPANALAHYEGTGPEILADLPEVTHFVGGLGTTGTLMGVGRFFREHKPGVRIVAAEPRYGELVYGLRNLDEGFVPELYDDSLIDSRFSVGPRDAVRRVRELLEGEGIFAGISTGAILHAALAQAVRSVKAGERADIVFIVCDGGWKYLSTGAYEGTIDEAEDRLEGQLWA; translated from the coding sequence ATGCGCTACGACAACCTGCTGGCCTCGGTCGGCGGCACCCCGCTGGTCGGGCTCCCGACGCTCTCGCCGAGTGCCGACGTCCGGCTGTGGGCCAAGCTCGAGGACCGCAACCCGACCGGCTCGATCAAGGACCGGGCCGCCCTGGCGATGATCGAGCACGCCGAGAAGGACGGGCTGCTCCGACCCGGCTGCACGATCCTCGAGCCGACCAGCGGCAACACCGGCATCTCCCTCGCGATGGTGGCCAAGCTGCGCGGCTACCGCCTGGTCTGCGTGATGCCGGAGAACACCTCGCAGGAGCGCCGTCAGCTGCTGGAGATGTGGGGTGCCGAGATCGTGTCGTCGCCCGCCGCCGGCGGGTCCAACGAGGCTGTCCGGGTCGCCAAGGGCATCGCCGCCGAGCACCCCGACTGGGTGATGCTCTACCAGTACGGCAACCCGGCGAACGCCCTGGCGCACTACGAGGGCACCGGCCCCGAGATCCTGGCCGACCTGCCCGAGGTCACCCACTTCGTCGGCGGCCTCGGCACCACCGGCACCCTGATGGGGGTCGGGCGGTTCTTCCGCGAGCACAAGCCGGGGGTCCGGATCGTCGCTGCCGAGCCGCGGTACGGCGAGCTGGTCTACGGCCTGCGCAACCTCGACGAGGGCTTCGTCCCGGAGCTCTACGACGACTCGCTGATCGACAGCCGCTTCTCGGTGGGCCCGCGGGACGCCGTACGCCGGGTGCGTGAGCTGCTCGAGGGAGAGGGCATCTTCGCCGGCATCTCGACCGGCGCCATCCTGCACGCGGCCCTCGCCCAGGCCGTCAGGTCGGTGAAGGCGGGGGAGCGGGCGGACATCGTGTTCATCGTCTGTGACGGGGGCTGGAAGTACCTCTCCACCGGTGCCTACGAAGGCACCATCGACGAGGCCGAGGACCGGCTCGAAGGGCAGCTCTGGGCCTGA
- a CDS encoding ribose-phosphate diphosphokinase: MPDRNIVVFSGSAHRPLAKAICHDLEVPLSSVEMTRFSNDCLQAQLQANCRQRDVFIVQPLVPPTQEHLMELLLMIDAARGASAGSITAVIPFYAYARSDKKDASRISIGGRLVADMLATAGVHRVITMTLHAPQVHGFFSVPVDQLTALGILADHFLAQDLSDAVVVSPDFGNAKTATQFSRLLGLNVAAGNKRRLADDRVVIDSIVGDVVGKRAIVLDDEIATGGSIIELLDRLGDQGCTDAAIACTHGLFVGKAVERLRDHPMISEVVTTDTVPAPANWPELKVRTVAGLFAEAIARIHAGESVSSLFDGVDPSLGPPQAKLFE; encoded by the coding sequence GTGCCCGACCGCAACATCGTCGTCTTCAGCGGGTCCGCACACCGTCCCCTGGCCAAGGCCATCTGCCATGACCTCGAGGTCCCGCTCTCGTCGGTGGAGATGACGCGGTTCAGCAACGACTGCCTCCAGGCCCAGCTCCAGGCGAACTGCCGCCAGCGCGACGTCTTCATCGTCCAGCCGCTGGTGCCGCCCACGCAGGAGCACCTGATGGAGCTCCTGCTGATGATCGACGCCGCTCGCGGAGCCAGTGCCGGCTCGATCACCGCGGTGATCCCGTTCTACGCCTACGCGCGCTCGGACAAGAAGGATGCCTCGCGGATCTCGATCGGCGGCCGCCTCGTGGCCGACATGCTGGCCACCGCCGGTGTGCACCGCGTGATCACGATGACCCTGCACGCACCCCAGGTGCACGGGTTCTTCTCGGTGCCCGTCGACCAGCTCACCGCGCTCGGCATCCTCGCCGACCACTTCCTCGCCCAGGACCTCTCCGACGCGGTCGTGGTCTCGCCCGACTTCGGCAACGCCAAGACGGCCACCCAGTTCTCCCGGCTGCTCGGCCTCAACGTCGCGGCCGGCAACAAGCGCCGCCTGGCCGACGACCGGGTGGTGATCGACTCGATCGTGGGCGACGTGGTCGGCAAGCGAGCCATCGTGCTCGACGACGAGATCGCCACCGGTGGCTCGATCATCGAGCTCCTCGACCGGCTCGGTGACCAGGGCTGCACCGACGCCGCGATCGCCTGCACCCACGGGCTGTTCGTCGGCAAGGCCGTCGAGCGGCTGCGTGACCATCCGATGATCTCCGAGGTGGTCACCACCGACACGGTGCCGGCTCCCGCGAACTGGCCGGAGCTGAAGGTGCGCACCGTGGCCGGGCTCTTCGCCGAGGCGATCGCCCGGATCCATGCCGGCGAGTCGGTCAGCAGTCTGTTCGACGGCGTCGACCCCTCGCTCGGGCCGCCGCAGGCCAAGCTCTTCGAGTAA